A stretch of Equus przewalskii isolate Varuska chromosome 11, EquPr2, whole genome shotgun sequence DNA encodes these proteins:
- the LOC103564927 gene encoding olfactory receptor 10V1-like — protein sequence MCHFVGDENQTIEIQFHFHPFSPILEVQMFIFVAFLLMYTGSLIGNATIFLTVWAERSLHIPMYFFLANLAVLEIFYSSTVAPLALVNLLTMGRIPISFTGCGTQMFFFVFLGSADCIFLGIMAYDRFVAIRDPLHYTLIMRRRLCAQLAVGALVLGFIVALQLTVLIFHLPFCGHNRITHFYCDVLPILRLACGDTRTQETMIFIASVIILTIPFSLISMSYFFIVVAILKIHSAEGRHKAFTTCSSHLTVVLLQYGCCSLIYLRPSSSYNPEMGRVVSVVYTFVTPVLNPLIYSIRNKELKDALSKIMKRHLLN from the coding sequence ATGTGCCACTTTGTGGGGGATGAAAACCAAACCATAGAGATCCAGTTCCACTTTCACCCATTTTCACCCATCTTGGAggtacaaatgtttatttttgtggctttcctgCTAATGTATACCGGCAGTCTCATTGGTAATGCGACAATCTTTCTCACTGTCTGGGCAGAGCGTTCACTTCACATTCCCATGTATTTCTTTCTGGCCAACCTGGCGGTTCTGGAGATCTTTTACTCTTCCACTGTTGCCCCTCTGGCTTTGGTCAACCTCCTGACCATGGGGAGAATACCCATCTCTTTCACTGGCTGTGGCACACAgatgttcttctttgtctttctgggCAGTGCTGACTGTATCTTCTTAGGGATCATGGCTTATGATCGGTTTGTAGCTATCCGGGATCCTTTGCATTACACCCTCATCATGAGACGGCGGCTGTGTGCCCAGCTGGCTGTGGGAGCCCTTGTCCTTGGTTTCATTGTAGCCTTACAACTGACAGTTCTGATTTTCCATCTGCCATTTTGTGGCCACAATAGAATCACTCACTTCTACTGTGATGTACTCCCTATCTTGCGGTTGGCGTGTGGAGATACTCGAACGCAAGAAACCATGATCTTCATCGCCAGTGTCATCATCCTTACCATTCCCTTTTCCCTGATCTCCATGTCATATTTCTTCATTGTGGTTGCCATTTTGAAGATCCACTCAGCAGAGGGACGGCACAAGGCGTTCACCACCTGCTCTTCTCATCTGACTGTGGTTCTCCTCCAATATGGCTGCTGTAGCCTCATCTATTTACGCCCCAGCTCTAGTTACAACCCAGAAATGGGCCGTGTGGTGTCTGTTGTCTACACCTTTGTCACCCCTGTCTTGAATCCCTTGATCTACAGTATCAGAAACAAGGAGCTGAAAGATGCACTAAgtaagataatgaaaagacatTTACTGAACTAA